The sequence below is a genomic window from Sorangiineae bacterium MSr12523.
CACGACCCGCATGAAAGGGAGCTCCCGAGCCACCTACGCGACGTCCGCACCGCCCTCGAAGCCATTGCCACGGGCAACACGATGGCGAATGTCCGGCACGGGTAAATGGAAAAAGTTCTTTAGATCGAGTTTCGGGTCGTGCACTTCTCGGTCCAGCAAGACCACGTCCACCTCATTGTCGAAGCGCACAACCTGTTAGGCAGAATGCGCGGACTTCCGATTCGGGTGGGTGCGAGCAATCGTGGTCTCACACGGCATCTGGAAAGAGCGGTATCGGATTGAATCACTTGGGCGAGGCCCGCGCCGCACTCCATGCCATTGCCACAGGCAACGCGAGGCCCAGTGCTTGGCAAGCGCCAAGCGCAGGAAGGGCCGTGCCAGATTGACGGCCTGGTAAACCGAAATATGGGTCGGAGGAAATACCGGCGTCGAGGTACTCCGATTGCGGGAACTATCTTGATTTACCCGATGGTGGATATTAGCCTCAATCAAGATGGAGCGCGCAAGTAGGCTAGCAAGACCATGTCCATCTCATCGTCGAAGCGGACGACAAATCGAGCTTGTCACGCGGAATGCGTGGACTTGCGATTCGGCTGGCGCGTGCGATCAATCGTGGTCTCACACGGCGTGGCCCCGTCTGGAAGGAGCGGTATCATGCTCACGCACTCACGCGACCACGAGAGGTTCGCAACGCGCTGCTTTACGTACTCATGAACCATAGAAAGCACGGTGCATCTCCAATTGCTCCGTCGTGTTGAATCCATTTGCCCGTCGGTTGGGATCGTCTCAAAATCTCGGGGCGCATCGGCGATGGGTATTCAAAATTGCCGATAGCGAAAGCTGGCCTAGGTTTCATTGGACGGGGCAGGGACATGATCTGGTCGATCTGGACCTCGCCAAAGAAACGCGCATCATGCGAAAAAACACGACCCGACCGCAGCTGGGAGCTTCCCGAGACGCGCGAAGCGCTTCTTCGTGATGCGCTAGACTGACGCCGTGCGCGTTCTTTCCATCGAGTCGAGTCCCGTATACGAAATGACGTACCTCGCCGCGGCGTCGGGTGGAGGAACGGAGAGCCGGAGGCTACCGGTGCTGCGGGCGTCCGTCGATGGATTGCCGGCAGGCCTGGATGGGCTGCTCCTCACGTCCGATCTGCAAGGCGTGGCTCCGCTTGCGTCTCAGGAAGGGGCAGTGGGGCTTCTGGGCGAGGTCTTGGCCGAGGACTGGCGCATGTTCGCCGAAACCGGCGAGCTGCCCTCACCCGGTGGCTTGGGCGTGGTGCTCGCCGGTGACCTCTATTCGGAGCCTGCGGCCAACAAGCGGGGTGCAAGCGGCGATGTGCGGCCCGTGTGGCGCGCGTTCGCGGAATCGTTTCGTTGGGTCGCGGGGGTGGCGGGCAACCACGATCGATTCGGGAACTCGCCGCGCGAGGAGGCCCGATTTGGAATGCAACCGGGCATGCACCTGCTCGACGACGGCCACGTCGTGACCTTGGACGGATTGTGCATCGGCGGTGTCGGCGGCATCGTGGGGGAGGCCGCGAAGCCGCGCCGGCGGGACGCTCGTTCGTTCGTTCGAGCCGTGCAGCGCGCCCTGGAGAATGGCGCGGAGCTGGTGGTGCTGCACGAAGGTCCGGATGTTCCGCACGATGGCCGCCGGGGCAACTCGGATGTGCGCAATGCCCTCGATCCTGGCATTTGGCGCGAGGGGCCGGCGCCTATCGTGGTCTGTGGGCATGTGCATTGGCACGAACCGCTCGCCGAAATTCGAGGTGGCGTGCAGGCCGTCAACGTCGATGGAAGGGCTATTTTGCTCGTGCGCGCGTAATCGTGTGCCAGTGTCATCCAGTTGGGCGACTGCCGCTCACGCCGTACAGGGCCAATGATGCGGTACCGTCGCAGCCAACACTGCAAACATGGATGAAAATCGATCCTGTGGTGTTGGCCTGGACGCGAACATGTCCTGGACGCCGAATTGTCGCTGAATCTCGTGGGTTTTCGGCATTTTTATGTGGCGCCGCCAGTACATTTGGACCGTTGAGCGTATAGTTACCAAGGAAGACGTGACGAGATCGAGACGAGCCTCGTCGTGCCAATCGTAGTTCGTTATGGTGGTGTCCGGTTCGAATGTTTCATTGTTTCCCGCGTTCGTGGCGCATCACAGCGTCGCGTTCGATCGCGAGGTTCCGTCGTCTTTCTCCGAAATCCCGATACCCGAATCGATTCAAAATGCGCCCATCAGGCGTCAGGTGGAATTTCGCGCAGGTCGTGAGTGCGCGCGCCGGGCTCTCAAAAGCCTCATGAAACACCTGACGACGAAACACCTGACGACGTCGAACTCCCTCGTTCTCGGCGATGCAGCCATTGCAGTCGGCTCGGACCGCGAGCCCGTCTGGCCCGAGGGAATCGTCGGAGCTATCACGCACACGAACGAGCTCGCGTCCGCCGCTGTCGCACGAGCGAGCGACACGCGCGGGATCGGCCTCGATGTCGAGGTGGTGATGTCGGAAGAAAATGCCGCCAGCTGGATGGCCAAGATCGCTGCGCCGCACGAGGTGGCCGAGCTCGCGCGCGCCATGAACTGGAGCCCGGCCACCGCGCTCACCGTGATCTTCTCCGCCAAGGAGACGCTCTACAAATGCTTGTACCCGCAGGTCCGTCGGTACTTTGGATTTCGCGCTGCCGCGATCGAGTCCGCTGACGCTTCCGGCTACCTTTCCGTGCGCCTCCTGGAAACGCTCACGCCGGAGCTCGTATCGGGCTGCTCTTTCGAGGGCCGCTTCGAAATTTGCGATGGCCTCGTCCGAACTGGGATGGTGCTTCCATCGAGCGCAGATGGAAAAGTGATCCGACGGCTCCCGGACTCTGCTCGTCCAGATGGGTGACATTGCGACATCGCGACGCCTCCACGTGGCCGGTGCAGCAGCCAAGATCATCGTATTGAACGTATATGAAAGAAGACCGGCAGGCCGGAGAAGAAGCGGAAGCAGGAGTCGAAGCCCACGCGGCGTAATCGCCAATCAATCGAATGCATTTCAAATTCGATTTGAAGAGAACATCATCGATGCTAAGTATGATTTCGTGGGAAAGTTTGCACTGGCATCGAAAATTGCTCCGCACACTGCGGAAAGCCCAAATCGGGGATGCTTGACGAAATGAACACGGGACTTGCTCCGGAACGACTTGCATTGGAACACCTGGCCGCAGAACATCTCGCCGCCCAGTCGGAGTTCCAGGAATTCGTCGAACGGCACATCGCACCGTTCGCCGACGAGTTTCATCGAACGCAGCGCACGCCCCCCGAGCTGGTTCGCACCCTTGCCGAACGCGGCCTTCTAGGTCTTTCCATCTCGAAAGAATTCGGCGGAGGCGG
It includes:
- a CDS encoding metallophosphoesterase; protein product: MRVLSIESSPVYEMTYLAAASGGGTESRRLPVLRASVDGLPAGLDGLLLTSDLQGVAPLASQEGAVGLLGEVLAEDWRMFAETGELPSPGGLGVVLAGDLYSEPAANKRGASGDVRPVWRAFAESFRWVAGVAGNHDRFGNSPREEARFGMQPGMHLLDDGHVVTLDGLCIGGVGGIVGEAAKPRRRDARSFVRAVQRALENGAELVVLHEGPDVPHDGRRGNSDVRNALDPGIWREGPAPIVVCGHVHWHEPLAEIRGGVQAVNVDGRAILLVRA
- a CDS encoding 4'-phosphopantetheinyl transferase superfamily protein, translating into MVVSGSNVSLFPAFVAHHSVAFDREVPSSFSEIPIPESIQNAPIRRQVEFRAGRECARRALKSLMKHLTTKHLTTSNSLVLGDAAIAVGSDREPVWPEGIVGAITHTNELASAAVARASDTRGIGLDVEVVMSEENAASWMAKIAAPHEVAELARAMNWSPATALTVIFSAKETLYKCLYPQVRRYFGFRAAAIESADASGYLSVRLLETLTPELVSGCSFEGRFEICDGLVRTGMVLPSSADGKVIRRLPDSARPDG